Proteins encoded within one genomic window of Couchioplanes caeruleus:
- the gntD gene encoding guanitoxin biosynthesis L-enduracididine beta-hydroxylase GntD, whose protein sequence is MYRVEINSHHRQIIDQLVDDMDHAFPDLESEEFLSHVPLYAQDLPRDLRKGLMHFRQAEPSGACLVSGYTIDDEAIGPTPAHWADARNAPSTRRQEIAFSLISALLGDVIAWASQQDGAVVNDVLPIAGREYAQAGSGSKKKLEWHTEDAFHPCRADYIGLMCMRNHDRIETTMAFIDDVKLSDGDVEILREARFPIRPDDSHSPAQRKNEELDPDVERLTRQTYSWIEALNENPDEIAVLFGDKASPYLRVDPYFIAIPDHDEAAKAALHALVQGLDRALTSYALKPGEIIYIDNYKTVHGRNPFTPRFDGTDRWLKRLNLVRDLRKSRAARLTPSSHTIY, encoded by the coding sequence ATGTACCGGGTTGAGATCAACTCACACCACCGACAGATCATCGATCAGCTCGTCGACGACATGGATCACGCCTTCCCGGACCTCGAGTCCGAGGAGTTCCTGTCCCACGTACCCCTCTACGCGCAAGATCTCCCGCGCGATCTGCGCAAGGGGCTCATGCACTTCCGGCAGGCCGAACCGAGCGGTGCCTGCCTGGTCAGCGGGTACACCATCGACGACGAGGCCATCGGACCCACGCCGGCGCACTGGGCGGACGCGAGAAACGCGCCGAGCACGCGCCGTCAGGAGATCGCCTTCTCGCTGATCTCGGCGTTGCTGGGAGACGTCATCGCATGGGCATCACAGCAGGACGGTGCTGTCGTCAACGACGTGTTGCCCATCGCGGGCCGCGAATACGCACAGGCCGGCTCCGGCAGCAAGAAGAAGCTGGAATGGCACACCGAGGACGCCTTCCACCCGTGCCGAGCCGACTACATCGGCCTCATGTGCATGAGGAACCACGACCGCATCGAGACCACGATGGCGTTCATCGACGACGTGAAGCTCTCCGACGGAGACGTCGAGATCCTGCGCGAGGCTCGCTTCCCCATCCGTCCGGACGACTCCCACTCGCCGGCCCAACGCAAGAACGAAGAGCTCGATCCGGATGTGGAGAGGCTGACGCGTCAGACCTACTCGTGGATCGAGGCGCTCAATGAGAACCCTGACGAGATCGCGGTTCTCTTCGGCGACAAGGCCTCACCGTACCTGCGCGTAGACCCCTACTTCATCGCCATTCCCGACCACGACGAGGCCGCGAAGGCCGCGCTGCACGCGCTCGTCCAGGGCCTCGACAGGGCGCTGACCTCGTATGCCCTGAAGCCGGGCGAAATCATCTACATCGACAACTACAAGACGGTTCACGGACGCAATCCCTTCACGCCCAGGTTCGACGGAACGGACCGCTGGCTCAAGCGGCTCAACCTGGTCCGGGACCTTCGCAAGTCGCGTGCCGCCCGGCTGACGCCCTCTTCCCACACCATCTACTGA
- the asnB gene encoding asparagine synthase (glutamine-hydrolyzing), giving the protein MCGIAGWVDHSRDISTEHAIVAAMSETMCLRGPDDAGVWVDGNVALCHRRLAIIDIAGGRQPMHAVAGVEEKPVVLVYTGEVYNYRELRAELASLGHSFGTRSDTEVVLRAYLQWGAASATRLRGMFAYAVWDGRERELILVRDRLGVKPLYYAPQPAGLLFASEPKGILAHPSYRAAVDESSLNLLLEPRLALPGETPYRGMNTVKPGHYVRVGRDGVREHEYWRIPAREHHDDLPTTVGRIRELLGDVVEQQMFADVPVATMLSGGLDSSAITALGARYTKRHGLGPLSTFSVQFKGEENDFHPTVLRPERDAPYAKLAAEYLGTSHTAVEVDSHDVLAARSAALRARDLPSYGQFDTSMYLLFKAMRENYTAALSGEAADELFGGYPWFHDPAVVWRDRFPWLGDAPRLADCLNSDIRARLNPADNEHDRYRTLRARVPRLDGESELDARMREVLFFSLQGPLAALLDRKDRMSMAVGLEVRVPFCDHELLEYVYNIPWTMKTSDGREKSLLRSAMADLLPQEILYRPKNAYPALHAHHHDALVRDEILAMLKDPDSPLAPALDTDRVREFVDDEKATMTHVNTIHLVQPLLEIDRWMRTYHLNIS; this is encoded by the coding sequence ATGTGTGGAATCGCCGGCTGGGTTGACCATTCACGAGACATAAGCACCGAGCACGCCATCGTCGCGGCGATGTCGGAGACCATGTGCCTGCGGGGACCCGACGACGCCGGCGTGTGGGTGGATGGAAACGTCGCGCTGTGTCATCGGCGCCTGGCGATCATCGACATCGCCGGTGGCCGCCAGCCCATGCACGCGGTGGCAGGAGTCGAGGAGAAGCCGGTGGTTCTCGTCTACACCGGCGAGGTCTACAACTACCGGGAGCTGCGGGCCGAGCTCGCCTCGCTGGGACATTCGTTCGGGACCCGCTCGGACACGGAGGTGGTGCTTCGCGCCTATCTTCAGTGGGGCGCGGCCTCAGCGACCCGGCTCCGCGGCATGTTCGCCTACGCGGTCTGGGACGGCCGGGAGCGGGAACTGATCCTGGTCCGTGACCGCCTCGGGGTGAAGCCCCTGTACTACGCTCCGCAGCCCGCCGGTTTGTTGTTCGCCTCGGAGCCGAAGGGCATTCTGGCACACCCGTCCTACCGCGCCGCGGTCGATGAGAGCAGCCTCAACCTCCTCCTCGAACCCCGGCTCGCGCTCCCGGGCGAGACACCGTACCGCGGGATGAACACCGTCAAGCCCGGTCACTACGTGCGCGTCGGCCGTGACGGAGTCCGCGAACACGAGTACTGGCGGATCCCCGCGCGCGAGCACCACGACGACCTGCCCACCACTGTCGGGCGCATCCGTGAGCTGCTCGGCGACGTGGTCGAGCAACAGATGTTCGCCGACGTCCCGGTAGCGACCATGTTGTCGGGAGGGCTCGACTCCAGTGCCATCACCGCGCTCGGGGCCCGATATACGAAGCGTCACGGCCTCGGCCCCCTCAGCACGTTCTCCGTGCAGTTCAAGGGCGAGGAGAACGATTTCCATCCCACCGTCCTCAGGCCGGAGCGCGACGCACCGTACGCCAAGCTCGCGGCCGAGTATCTCGGGACCTCGCACACCGCGGTCGAGGTCGATTCCCATGATGTTCTGGCTGCGCGCTCAGCCGCGCTGAGGGCGCGCGATCTGCCCAGCTACGGCCAGTTCGACACTTCGATGTACCTGCTCTTCAAGGCGATGCGGGAGAACTACACGGCGGCCCTCTCGGGGGAGGCCGCCGACGAACTGTTCGGGGGCTATCCCTGGTTCCACGACCCCGCCGTGGTGTGGCGGGACCGGTTCCCCTGGCTGGGGGACGCTCCGCGGCTCGCCGACTGCCTGAACAGCGACATCCGAGCTCGCCTGAATCCCGCCGACAACGAGCACGACCGGTACCGCACGCTGCGCGCCCGTGTGCCGCGGCTCGACGGCGAGTCGGAACTGGACGCCCGCATGCGCGAGGTCCTGTTCTTCAGCCTTCAGGGGCCCTTGGCGGCACTCCTGGATCGCAAGGATCGCATGAGTATGGCCGTCGGCCTGGAGGTGCGCGTCCCGTTCTGTGACCACGAGCTCCTGGAGTACGTCTACAACATCCCGTGGACGATGAAGACATCCGACGGCCGCGAGAAGAGCCTCCTTCGATCGGCGATGGCGGACCTCCTCCCGCAAGAGATCCTGTACCGGCCCAAGAACGCCTATCCCGCCTTGCACGCGCACCATCACGATGCGCTCGTGCGTGACGAGATCCTCGCCATGCTGAAGGATCCGGACTCCCCGCTGGCGCCCGCGTTGGACACCGACCGCGTGCGGGAGTTCGTCGACGACGAGAAGGCGACCATGACGCACGTCAACACCATCCACCTCGTACAGCCGCTGCTGGAGATCGACCGGTGGATGAGGACCTATCACCTGAACATCTCGTGA
- a CDS encoding GNAT family N-acetyltransferase, with the protein MNAHANVWQRMVARSSFAWDYSERPAAKAARIVLDTRLRRLTSAVSTPRDSGPSLGYAGIPDGVTKILQMLERQRERMGSGAADLDRAAVTAADVFRRHELPRADLVAVVGTRSQLTALPRRASLVLPYRLHAVVDSSVGWQARMSKGERQWCKTQCTRRGLRMTTVTDDAAFDFFYDRMHVPTMRSRHGARARSENRIRAYECLFKRGHLLLVMQDDSPVAGALATVSGDDTTLTPRLGGLLDGSAELHESGLLRLMSYLIVDWAERNTISTVDFSGLEAWIANGLYGYKRRLAPRLERPADYRGQLEVWWHARRDTPQVRDFLVRNPVLEEAGGGRLRAVYFHDAQRPVRDDIPHTCLNVDDRRSIHLDDFLAGVPTGRPSSAMPAPAGEN; encoded by the coding sequence GTGAACGCGCATGCGAACGTCTGGCAGCGCATGGTCGCGAGATCGTCGTTCGCCTGGGACTACAGCGAACGCCCGGCCGCGAAGGCGGCACGGATCGTGCTCGACACCCGGCTGCGCCGGCTCACGTCTGCGGTTTCCACCCCGCGCGACTCCGGGCCCAGCCTCGGCTATGCCGGCATACCGGACGGCGTGACGAAGATCTTGCAGATGCTCGAGCGTCAGCGGGAACGCATGGGCTCCGGCGCGGCGGACCTGGATCGCGCCGCCGTCACGGCGGCGGATGTCTTCCGCCGGCACGAACTCCCTCGAGCCGATCTCGTCGCGGTCGTCGGGACCAGGAGCCAACTGACGGCACTGCCACGCCGAGCGTCGCTCGTGCTGCCCTACCGGTTGCACGCGGTGGTCGACAGTTCGGTGGGCTGGCAGGCCCGCATGTCCAAGGGCGAGCGGCAATGGTGCAAGACGCAGTGCACACGGCGCGGGCTGCGGATGACGACGGTCACCGACGATGCCGCCTTCGACTTCTTCTACGACCGGATGCACGTGCCGACGATGCGCAGCAGGCACGGTGCACGCGCGCGCAGCGAGAACCGCATTCGTGCGTACGAGTGCCTGTTCAAGCGCGGCCACCTGTTGCTCGTCATGCAGGACGACAGTCCCGTGGCCGGCGCCCTGGCGACCGTTTCCGGCGACGACACCACCCTGACCCCTCGGCTCGGCGGACTCCTGGACGGGTCGGCGGAGCTGCACGAGTCAGGCCTGCTCCGTCTCATGTCGTATCTGATCGTCGACTGGGCCGAGCGGAACACCATATCCACGGTCGACTTCAGCGGCCTCGAGGCCTGGATCGCCAACGGTCTGTACGGATACAAGCGCCGCCTGGCACCCCGGTTGGAACGGCCGGCGGACTATCGAGGACAGCTCGAGGTCTGGTGGCACGCCCGTCGTGACACCCCACAGGTCCGCGACTTCCTGGTACGCAACCCCGTGCTCGAAGAGGCGGGCGGCGGCCGGCTCCGGGCCGTCTACTTTCACGATGCTCAGCGCCCGGTCCGTGACGACATTCCGCACACCTGCCTGAATGTCGACGATCGTCGCTCGATTCACCTCGACGATTTTCTTGCCGGAGTGCCGACCGGCCGGCCCTCCTCCGCAATGCCCGCCCCTGCCGGAGAGAACTGA
- a CDS encoding LLM class flavin-dependent oxidoreductase, which produces MGTLIMPEHAGKRGADVWRHLDDAGFAHGWTFDHLSWRTLRDGPWFDAMTTLAAAAMVTSRMALGTLVSNPNFRHPVVLAKEAMTLDHLSAGRLVLGLGGGAQGPDNAAIGDRHDRSPAERCARFQEFVELTDRLLRHPVTHHSGEFYQVEDARMIPGCVRNPRLPFAVAAAGVRAMRVAAEHGQWWVTNGPVHGAEQLGEERFFEVLAQQIGRFRDVCAEAGRPFGDVRRLVYLSRALPHLADSPQNLVDVLSRCAELGFTDAVVAYPRSTGIFSGDPRHLQSVAADIASHKSD; this is translated from the coding sequence TTGGGCACGCTCATCATGCCCGAACACGCAGGGAAACGGGGAGCCGATGTCTGGAGACACCTCGACGACGCCGGTTTCGCTCATGGCTGGACCTTCGACCATCTCTCTTGGCGGACCCTCCGGGACGGGCCGTGGTTCGACGCCATGACGACCCTGGCGGCGGCCGCGATGGTGACCAGTCGAATGGCGCTGGGGACGCTCGTGTCCAACCCCAACTTCCGCCACCCCGTGGTTCTCGCGAAGGAGGCCATGACGCTGGATCATCTCAGCGCGGGCCGTCTGGTGCTCGGACTCGGCGGGGGTGCACAGGGCCCGGACAACGCGGCGATCGGCGATCGGCACGACCGGTCGCCCGCCGAACGCTGTGCCCGCTTCCAGGAGTTCGTCGAGCTGACCGATCGCCTTCTCCGCCATCCGGTCACCCACCACAGCGGCGAGTTCTATCAGGTGGAGGACGCGCGGATGATTCCAGGCTGCGTCCGGAATCCCCGGCTGCCGTTCGCCGTGGCCGCCGCGGGCGTGCGCGCGATGCGCGTTGCGGCTGAGCACGGTCAATGGTGGGTCACGAACGGTCCCGTCCACGGCGCCGAACAGCTCGGCGAAGAGCGGTTCTTCGAGGTGCTCGCGCAGCAGATCGGACGGTTCCGTGACGTGTGCGCCGAGGCCGGCCGGCCGTTCGGCGACGTCCGCCGGCTCGTATATCTCAGCAGGGCACTGCCGCACCTCGCCGACAGTCCGCAGAATCTCGTGGATGTCCTGAGCCGCTGCGCCGAACTGGGATTCACCGACGCGGTGGTCGCCTATCCACGGAGCACCGGAATCTTTTCGGGAGACCCACGCCACCTGCAGAGCGTGGCGGCAGACATTGCATCTCACAAGTCGGACTAG
- a CDS encoding MFS transporter, which produces MVKVARLPSGALRWLYLATFLTATGGGGWFVCWTIFATTSIGLSAWQFGAGVTVAGIVGLSASVPLGYLADRVGVNKVLALLLVVQGVTLAGYALVDSLWSFILVSCFFVMAERSVPAMRIALVCGLTDDDDRMHHLASLRVTQSGGAALGAGVGTLVLYLNTRPAFLALLFLYGALTLISAAVVQRLPAVPSLRDRGEKRKAMVVSDRPFLVATVLFGILALNWGMLAVGVPLWVVHHTDAPTWTVGVMLALNTVGILLFQKRVGASSATLDGAARNAVLCVIPLTASCLLFAASAGGSGVTAAMILIAAAAVHTVGELMFVASSWGVAVGLTPQEAHGEYQSVFNSGFTIAEMAAPLVMSALVVSVGAGGWLVLAALFIAGGVPMRTVSNWARRHPLRTAASPIPQTSEQT; this is translated from the coding sequence ATGGTGAAGGTGGCCCGACTGCCGAGCGGTGCGCTCCGCTGGCTCTACCTGGCCACCTTCCTGACGGCGACCGGCGGTGGTGGCTGGTTCGTCTGCTGGACGATCTTCGCGACCACCTCGATCGGATTGTCCGCCTGGCAGTTCGGGGCAGGCGTCACAGTGGCCGGCATAGTGGGGCTTTCGGCCAGCGTTCCGCTCGGATACCTCGCCGACCGCGTGGGCGTCAACAAGGTGCTCGCCTTGCTGCTGGTCGTTCAGGGTGTGACGCTCGCCGGCTATGCGCTGGTGGACTCCCTCTGGTCGTTCATCCTGGTCAGTTGCTTCTTCGTCATGGCGGAGCGGTCGGTGCCCGCGATGCGCATCGCGCTGGTCTGCGGCCTGACCGACGACGATGACCGCATGCACCACCTCGCCTCGCTGCGCGTCACGCAGAGTGGCGGGGCCGCGCTCGGGGCCGGCGTGGGAACCCTCGTGCTGTACCTGAACACCCGCCCGGCGTTTCTCGCTCTGCTGTTCCTCTACGGTGCGCTGACGCTGATCTCCGCCGCGGTGGTGCAGCGACTGCCCGCCGTCCCGTCGCTGCGGGATCGCGGCGAGAAGCGCAAGGCGATGGTCGTGAGCGACCGGCCGTTCCTCGTGGCGACGGTGTTGTTCGGGATACTCGCTCTCAACTGGGGCATGCTCGCCGTCGGCGTCCCCCTCTGGGTGGTGCACCACACGGACGCGCCCACGTGGACCGTCGGCGTCATGCTCGCCCTGAACACGGTCGGCATTCTGCTGTTCCAGAAGCGCGTGGGAGCCTCCAGCGCCACGCTCGACGGTGCCGCGCGCAACGCGGTGCTCTGCGTGATTCCCCTGACCGCCTCTTGTCTGTTGTTCGCGGCTTCCGCGGGCGGCTCGGGAGTCACCGCCGCGATGATCCTGATCGCCGCGGCCGCCGTACACACCGTCGGCGAGTTGATGTTCGTGGCCAGTAGCTGGGGCGTCGCGGTCGGGCTCACACCGCAGGAGGCACACGGCGAATACCAGAGCGTGTTCAACTCCGGATTCACCATCGCCGAGATGGCGGCACCGCTGGTGATGTCCGCGCTGGTCGTCAGCGTAGGAGCCGGCGGCTGGCTCGTCCTGGCCGCACTGTTCATCGCCGGAGGGGTTCCCATGCGAACGGTGTCGAACTGGGCCCGGAGACACCCGCTCCGGACAGCCGCCTCGCCGATTCCCCAGACGTCGGAGCAGACGTGA
- a CDS encoding acyl-CoA dehydrogenase family protein, producing MGQNLVLPDRLLDDKKREILREAARECHVSGDVSPLALTALREAGVLAISVPREYGGLGYTPREVNAVVEDIAAVNPSMAIVAYLHCAVAARLDAYGTEDQKQRWFARIVEQQWLAASAWSEVGSSADKRSLSTIATPQPDGGYRLTGGKTFSTGATVADFFIVLAQLPAQTQATTAETSGYGRSNQLIVLVPRENEGVEVPAQALPMGGMRGSGTGMVRFTEVRVSPADVLCAGELTPQVIQLPHRLGLTLGAVSVGTARAARDILTTHLREKGLADDLESKRQLARLSLEIRAASAMVGALGDGAPHEAADFAYSVKVFASSTGQAVCSAVRGSLGSAGYMQHHPINQVALDADAIPHMGPPNHLCIDLIANCL from the coding sequence GTGGGACAGAATCTTGTACTTCCGGACCGCCTGCTCGACGACAAAAAGCGGGAGATCCTTCGGGAAGCGGCGCGTGAGTGCCACGTCAGTGGAGACGTCAGCCCGCTGGCTCTGACCGCCTTGCGTGAAGCGGGCGTTCTGGCGATCTCCGTCCCGCGGGAATACGGTGGCCTGGGATACACGCCGCGAGAGGTCAACGCCGTCGTCGAGGACATCGCAGCGGTCAACCCGTCGATGGCCATCGTCGCCTACCTGCACTGTGCGGTCGCCGCCCGCCTGGACGCCTATGGCACCGAGGACCAGAAACAACGCTGGTTCGCCCGGATCGTCGAACAGCAGTGGCTGGCCGCTTCCGCGTGGAGCGAGGTCGGTTCATCCGCGGACAAACGGTCGTTGAGCACCATCGCCACGCCTCAACCCGATGGCGGCTACCGGCTGACCGGCGGGAAGACCTTCTCGACCGGCGCCACCGTCGCCGACTTCTTCATCGTGCTGGCCCAGTTGCCGGCGCAGACGCAGGCAACCACGGCCGAGACGTCCGGGTACGGCCGGAGCAACCAGCTGATCGTCCTGGTGCCGCGGGAGAACGAGGGAGTCGAGGTGCCGGCGCAGGCCCTGCCGATGGGCGGCATGCGCGGTTCCGGAACCGGAATGGTGAGGTTCACCGAGGTCCGTGTCTCCCCCGCCGATGTGCTCTGTGCCGGCGAGCTGACCCCGCAGGTCATTCAGTTGCCTCATCGCCTGGGTCTCACCCTCGGCGCCGTCAGTGTCGGCACCGCACGGGCCGCCCGAGACATCTTGACGACGCATCTCAGGGAGAAGGGGCTTGCCGACGATCTCGAGTCCAAGCGTCAACTGGCTCGCTTGTCGCTGGAGATCCGAGCGGCGTCCGCCATGGTCGGTGCGCTCGGTGACGGCGCGCCGCACGAGGCGGCCGACTTCGCCTACTCGGTGAAAGTGTTCGCCTCGTCGACCGGTCAGGCCGTCTGCTCTGCGGTCCGGGGGTCGTTGGGCAGCGCCGGTTACATGCAGCACCACCCGATCAATCAGGTGGCCCTGGACGCCGATGCCATTCCGCACATGGGACCACCGAATCATCTTTGCATCGATCTGATCGCAAACTGCCTGTAA